The window TGAGCTtacatttatttaaaattattctttccAAGTGTTGCAGTTAGAACTACAGCCAATTTGGGAGTAGTTCCAAGCGCTGCAATTGAGCTTTTTCGTGCAATTGCAACTTTAGCAGTTGAATTcaaatacatcaaaataaatgaCATATTTGGATCTTcatgcagttacaactacaATGCAGTTGCACTATGTGCAATCAAATAGCCCTTTAGATAGGCAACTTTATCGAAAGAGGATAGGTAGGCTTTTGCCAAATGTCTCGACCCTGAAAAAGCTATATTGACGATGTATTCATAGGACATACTAGGCAAGACCCAAGATAAGATGAATGATCAGATGACACGTATTACAGGCCAACGATATATGAGGATTGTGTTTCATATGTGAAGGAATGCACTGAGTGCCAGAAGCATGGTCCAATTCAACATATACTGACCGTTGATATGTTCACAATAATCAAAACATGGCCATTTCGAGGATGGGCAATGGATTTGATCGGTCAGATCTACCCACACTTGTCTGTGTtggaaaaactttctaatcttttattacaatattctttaaaaaccaaTTCGAAAATTTAATTACAGGTTTAGGAAAATCCCAAAacgaaattaaataacaaatacggtaaagaaaaggtttagataaggcATGTGGATCGAGGTGTGcagagcactgtcctagaagcgaaattgcccctccacgtgcgaggcttcccggcaattactcctagcgatacaacgaccacgttccaccTCATCGGCACGCTTCTAAAGTGGCGCAAGACGAACCCAACCAGTTTCAGATCCAGCAAAAGAAAACTCGGCGAAAATccaaaaagtagaaaaaaacgAGAAGCTTTAGGTATGCTCGGGTTATTTATTAACTCGTGTAACCTCGCCCCATATTTATAATCTAGGCgagaatcttgcttcaacgcgtcaaatccgtgtataacaagataagcctaagattcTACGGATAAAGATAAGGATTAGGATTAGTAAAAAgataagtattaaaataaagataaaaccgacaaaataaaataaaccgggtgtaTGGCCCGCGCGCGCTGCAGCCCGCCCGGCCCGGCCTGGCTcggctcgtgccgtgcgtgtgtgtatttaaacgagagcattactctcattttcttccaagcaactagcttgagaataaagcAGTATATAAAAACCACAAACACCCTTTTggtttccaatgtgggactaaacatctcacatgaaaattttagttgggctccCCAAGCGGtccattaataattattgggcTCTCAAGAGgctttaataagttttaaatcataacaaacccaataaaatccaatagTCTGAGAATCATAACTTTCTAATTGTGGCTACAAACTATTTTACAAAGTGGATAGAAGCCATTCCTTGGAAGAAGGCAACACAAAAGAAGGTCATCGAGTTCATCGAGACGCATGTCATACATCGATTTGGCATACCTGAAACCATTATAGCTGACCAAAGAGCGATGTTCACAGGAGCTAAGGTGATCGGGTACTCAAGTTGATAATAATTAGGGTAACTAAACTCAACACCTTATTACATGCAAGTGAATGGGCATGTCGAAATTGCAAATAAGGTGATTATTGGCTTGATGAAAAGGTTGTCCAACGCATTATGGGCCCGCAAGACTTTAGTAATGACGGCTATTGGGGAAATGACTTTCTCACTCACGTATAAAGACGACATTGTACTTCCAATGGAAATTACTTTGGAATCTCTCTGAATGGTGATGCAGGGTGACCTAATACCATCCGGATAAAACGAAGCTATGATGATGAAACTAGAAAGGCTTGATGCAGCATGATTTGCGTGGCTTCATAATATGATCGCTCATAAGAAACGAGTGACTAACGTCTACAATAAGAGGGTTCAGTCAAAGATTTTGCTCTCAAAGACTTAGTATGGAAAGTCGTCCTTTCTATTGAAAATAAAGATATCATTTTAAGCAAGTGGTAACCAAATTGGGAGGGCCATACTAGGCCACCAAAGTTTTTGTGGCAAGAGCAGTTCAGTGTAAGAAATAGCACCGTGAAGGCCTCAACGATACGTGACTGCTAAAACAAACCACATGACACATAAAGTACGGTCAAAGATGTGCTTAAGGCATGGTAGGTAGGAAAAGTACTATCAAGTTTATCCTAGCTACGGTTACATTAGGATAGCTACTCAGGATATAAAAGATGAAAAGAGTAATAAGAGAAAGGATTCCTCTTAAATTTCTTCACAATCCTTTTTACCCTCTATTGCGCTAGAAGTATGAGTAATTTAACTTAGGAGTAGCTGTAGACTAGAATTACCAGGCCCCGTTTGCAAGGAATTTCTCTACTCAACATCAATCATCTCTTCGACAGTCCTCAACACGTACCGAGCCACCTTGCCCCTAGTCAGTGAACTCGCCTACCAGCTGCCGGCGCCACCACACCCAGCTTCATTACCACTGGGGACCATTGACTTGTGACAGTTTTCGCTACCAGTTCTCGGCCTAAACTAATGACTAAGATTTAGAAGCTGATCCTACCAAGATTTGACCCATTTATCTACTCTCGGGACTACTACTGAAGGTCCGACCCATTTCGAGTTAGAAAGACCAGATCGGACCGTTCTCTCTTCGATCTATGCCTGAGACATAGCCAGATCTAACATTCAAACGGAGGGACATAAAAGAGTGAAAGGATTTGAGGACGCCATGTGCTAGCTATCCACACAAATTATCGCCCAACAGATATCACTATTGCTTATTTAGCACTACACCAAAAAGAACTTTTTGTGGCAATTATTTAGTGGTGATTATCAAACGGCcgctattactattattttattacacctttagcggcaattatttttaaatatatagtttcaacctactaatatttatatattagatataatCCTAATCCAATCCCAACCTAACACAACCTCAACCTAACCCACCCCAACCTCGCGCCCTCTCTCAACCCGCGCCCTCTCTCGATCCAAGCTCCCCGTCCCAGTCCCCGTCGCcgtccccctccccctccccgctCCTCTTTGGATCCaagctccccctccccctccctcgccctctccctctcctctctcgaTCCAAGCTGTGTCGCCCTTATTGcgagcagcggcggcggcgtcgtcgtctcCGGCGGATGAGTGGCTGAGGAATTAAGCTCTCGGTAGCGGCATCTAGGGTTCCGGCGGAGCCGCGACGACCGCGCCGTGTGGCTCGCCGAGAATCCTCTCTAGCACGCCCAGCTCTCCCTCGACGTCACCGATCTCTACATCAGGCTCCCAGAAGCGCTTTTCCCCGAAGCCAATCGGTCGCGATCGGCTTCTCTGTCCCCAGCGTGCTGAATCcgaatcatcatcatcatcaacatcaAAGGATGAGGAGGAGCTCGAATCCGGCGTGGTTGTGGCGGCGATCAGCAaggaggcggcggtggagaAGAAGGCGGCGTCGGTGAAGACGAAGGCGCGGGCGGTGCTGACGGTGCGGAGGAAGAGCAAGGAGGACTTCAAGGACGCCATTGCCGGCCACCTCGATGCCCTCGCCGACATGATCAGCCGCAACGTCGTCTTGGAGCTCATCAGCACCGATGTCGATCCCAGTGAGTCCAATCTCTTCCTCCAGAACCCTAATTAGTTCGCAATCCAAAAAGGGCTCGTCGTAATGCTCTTTACAATTTACTCAAATcccctttttcaatttttaacttaaaaaagttCCATTAAGATTCGtatataataattagtataTAATAATTGATATATTAGCTGTAGCTAATAAATGAGATTCTAAACACCATTTTCAGTAATCttgaaaaagaaatcaaattagTGTAGTGTATTGTGCTATTTGATAAAATCGCTGTATATGAGTAATGCTATTAACAGAAGCATgtattatagtaaaattttcaGTGTGACTTCATatgtaataaaataagaatgccAAATTAGGTCTCGTATATAATTGTTCTCTTTTCAATGAGTTAGGAgtagaattatttatttattttcattagtTACTAAACAAACTATTAGATATGACTACAGGCAAAAGTAAAAGCAGATATATACTAGCTAGATagacaaataaattaacaaaGAGTAGAAGTAAATGGATAATTCTTTTCTAGCTAGTATGGTACTAGCCTCTTTGCCAAGTTGGTTTAATTTTGTTACATGTAAATTTTATCTAGCAGTTAAATGTTGATTTAGCCTTTTGTTCTTAATGTTTGCCTCAATTGATATTGAATCTTTTAAGTGCACTTTGGTTCTCGTACAATTTCATATAAACATGCGTTCTTAATTGCAGGTTGGGAAGCATGATAAAATGGGCATGAATGTTATTCCATTAAAAGATCTTACTCCTGATGAGACGAGATCTTTCACACTCGACTTGCTCAAAACTATGGATCCTAATGATCCACAGAATGACAAGTCGCACGGACAATTAGTCATAGAACTCACATACAAGCCCTTCAAGGAAGGTGATAGTGAAATTGATACTAGTGATGGTACTGACGTAATCGAAAAGGCTCCTGAGGGTACGCAAGCTGGTGGTGGTTTGCTTGTAGTTGCTGTTCATGAAGCTCAAGATCTCGAAGGAAAGCATCATACTAATCCGTATGTGAGAGTCCTTTtcagaggagaagagagaaagaccAAGGTTTGTATCGTCGTCATTCCTATACGTAGCAAACCTATGTATTGTGATTATATCTACTAAATTACATGACTTCTTTACTCTAATCGATGCAGTGCATTAAGAAAAACAGAGATCCACGTTGGGAAGAGGAGTTTCAGTTCATGTGCAAAGAGCCACCTACTAATTAATGATAAGATGCATGTGGAAGTCCTTAGCAGGCCACCTAGTATTGGCATACACTCGAAGGTACCTACaaaatctttcttttattttctatagcATTTTTAATGGGCATTTTCACATTTCGATATAAAATGTCTTAGTATGTGTATACATGATCTTTCAAAGGCTGCTGATATCTTTTTCCAGTGTAGTTACTGTTAACTTCTCAGCATGGTCTGTATGGGGAAATCGATGAGGATATATAGATGTGCTACCTTAGTCTTAAATTCCGTACAACTCTACTTTCCTTTTCATACCCTGAACAAAAAGTTTCTCAACCACTAATTAACTCATCATACACTTTACTAAGCGATCATTATAGTATAATATCCTGATGCTAATTTGAACTCGAGCTTCCCCGGTAAATGCAATACTACAACAAAATTGAGTTTTAATGGCAATTATTTAGCGGCGATTATCAAACGGCcactattactattattttattattcttttagcggcaattattttaCACGATATATTTTAGCGACTAATatttatacattaaatattaGTTGGAGCCTAATAGAATActgacccaaacccaacccgatCGACACCCGATCCGAATAATTTGATTTGGATTGTGCTGGCAATGAAGTTTTATTCATCAACTTCTATGTTTTATTCATATGTCATGTTCTCATTTGTTCTCATTTGTTTTATTCATATGAAAATGCTGCTGTTGCCATGCTATTTATGGTTGTCCGTTTGCCAGTCCTCTTTATGGGGATAGTGAAATTGAAGCTTGGAAATTGAACTAAGCCATTAGAAACAGCTAGAGCTCATCTGAGTTTTGGGCTCAAataaagtttgaattaaataaGCTCAGCTAGAACATAGGAAATAGGCTTGGGTTTGATTGAGCCTGAAACTAGCTTGGCTCAATTATGCTCAGACAAACAGAACAACTCCTTTATAACAACTTGTGAAATGTAATAGTAGTTCTACTTCTGATGGTGTTGGTGGCTCTGTTCTACTTCTGCTTTGGGGAGTCTTAGACACTTGCATAAATTGATATGTTGAAGCTCATTGTTTGTGGGTTATAACTGATGGTGTTGGTGATGAATAGTTATAAACTGGCCCTAGGAATAGTTGTTGTAAAGTTAAATCTAGTGTAATTTTTTGTCAGTTGTTTATGTTTGCATTCTCAtcagataaagaaaaaaagaaaattgtgggGGTGATTTTGCAAAGCAAGACTCTTCCATATACACCATCAGTGCAGATTTAAGACTTAGTTTGCTCATCATGTGATGGACGGCGGATAAAGAGACCTCGTATTTGAGTACAGTAGCTCTATACAAGATGTTACATTGATTATCTAATTGAATAATGTGTCCAGTGTTTACTAATTTAAATCCCTTAATCACTAGACGATACTAAAACTGCTTATTTATTTCCCTCTCTACTTAGACTTATCCCCATTTGCGCGAGTTAGAGTCTTTTAATTGTGTTGTTAATACGGCCTTGGTTGAGTAACATTAAAGTTTTAGATTTAGAACTATTTGGTTTGATGGTTGATCAATCAAACCTGCTGATTATTAGTTCTTAGAGAGGCTTGTGCATTCTACTGCTTTGTTGTTTGCCATCGACTCTGCTTGAGCGGCCGTTCTCTTTTGGGCCGCGCACGGTGTTGATTAAAACTTATATTGGAAAGGCAACAACTTTTGGATTTTATGTTAAATCCTTGAGGCTTAGCCTGGGTACGGGCGGTTGTGTATCATGAGAGTTGCGTTTAATCTAATTTcctgatgtttttttttttttcgtttaatgTTTTCATCAATGTAAATACACTTACTGAACATGCAGTGGAAACCTATGTCGGGGTTGatgttttttatgatgaaattgAACTAAACTGAATGCTAGTTCTTGGAATTTTGAATACTGCCAGGAGTAGCTCTAGAACTGAACGGAACGGGACTAATACTTGGTATATTTTTAGTCATCGAATTGCTTATATGAATGGATCTAGGCTCAATAGGGACAAGTAGTTAAGACTCTTCCTTAAAAAATTGGACTAAATAGGGATATTTTAAGGGATATATTGCTGCAGTTGCACAGGCAATAAGGTAAAACTCtgcttccttttttctttttttttttccttctcttaaACTTCATATTCCAATCTTGCACTTCCTATTCAAACTTCGAAGTTGCAGAATCGCATGTTAATTTTGCAATTGAAACTTCATTGATCAACAAAAAGTTTGGTGGACTTTGATAATCCTATGTGTTTCTTGTCGATGTTACTTGGATGCTATGTATTCTGCTGAGTGCCAGAAATACCTGATGGAAAGAGAAGTCTTATCTAAGTGTCAAATCTGGATACTAAAATTAATCGAGTCCTACATGGATGCTTGAAAGAAGCATTGAAATAGATATCTAGTTGATTAGTAATCTGATCTGAACATGAGTAGTCTACTGATGTTATTTTTATGGCCGATGGATAATTACATGGTTGATCATCGATATCATATTTCAAATCATGTCTTTTCTTGTTGACAGTAAGATTTCTCAGAGTAATGAAGAGCTCTAATCTCTTGGTTTCTATGGCTAGTCATTCTTCACTGTTTACTCTTCATGTAAACTCATGTAAGGTGAAGATAAGATATGGTTGTTTTACTATGCTTTTGAAGTGGTGTTCAGCACTTGCTGGTTTAATTTGATTCTGAGGTTCCTAGGATAAACTGTATGTAGTTTTAGTTTCTCACCTCTAGATATTAATCTAACATATTTGGTGATATTGGCCTGAAATTCTTTTCGCTGTTCTCATGTTCATTTTCAGATGTGCTTGTTTACTTAATTTGAATGCTTTTGttacaaaatgaaaagaaaagctaGACCAAATCAGTACAACCtaactttcatatttttcagaaatttgatatgatgatttttatttgataatttcAGATACTAATTTTATGACTTCTTTTTAGTTGATCCAGATCAGCTGGAGCTGCGAAAATTGAAGTGGGAAGCAAGACATGcggtgtttgttatttttttgctacattttgaacaagtattttttgttagaacttatgtttgaaatttaatttgaattctgagattgtaatttgagagttgagactatttgttatacaaattattaatactttttggttactaatattttttaatatttcaatttattgtagtatttagttgttaatcaagtattttaatattaatttaattgccactataagctttattaatcaatcatttagtatgttttttgcggcaattataattaattgtagcggtatttataatagttgttattgtatattatttagcggcatttataatagtcgttattgcatactatttagcggc of the Ananas comosus cultivar F153 unplaced genomic scaffold, ASM154086v1, whole genome shotgun sequence genome contains:
- the LOC109705198 gene encoding synaptotagmin-2-like is translated as MSIPVGKHDKMGMNVIPLKDLTPDETRSFTLDLLKTMDPNDPQNDKSHGQLVIELTYKPFKEGDSEIDTSDGTDVIEKAPEGTQAGGGLLVVAVHEAQDLEGKHHTNPYVRVLFRGEERKTKCIKKNRDPRWEEEFQFMCKEPPTN